Proteins encoded by one window of Bos javanicus breed banteng chromosome 22, ARS-OSU_banteng_1.0, whole genome shotgun sequence:
- the TMIE gene encoding transmembrane inner ear expressed protein isoform X2, whose amino-acid sequence MAGPLRGAGLLWGLGGAALGVCLAGVAGQLVEPSTAPPKPKPPPLTKETVVFWDMRLWHVVGIFSLFVLSIIITLCCVFNCRVPRTRKEIEARYLQRKAAKMYTDKLETVPPLNELTEIPGEEKKKKKKDSVDTVAIKVEEDEKNEAKKKKGEK is encoded by the exons ATGGCGGGGCCGCTGCGAGGCGCGGGGCTCCTCTGGGGGCTGGGCGGCGCCGCCCTGGGGGTTTGCCTCGCAGGGGTCGCCGGGCAGCTGGTGGAG CCCAGCACAGCCCCGCCCAAGCCCAAGCCGCCCCCGCTGACCAAGGAGACAGTGGTGTTCTGGGACATGCGTCTGTGGCACGTGGTGGGCATCTTCTCACTTTTCGTGTTGTCCATCA TTATCACTCTTTGCTGTGTCTTCAACTGTCGCGTGCCACGGACCCGGAAGGAGATTGAAGCCCGGTATCTGCAGCGAAAGGCAGCCAAGATGTACACAGATAAACTGGAGACTGTGCCACCCCTCAACGAGCTCACAGAAATCCCTGGAG aggagaagaagaagaagaagaaggacagTGTGGATACAGTGGCCATCAAGGTAGAGGAGGATGAGAAGAATGAGgccaagaagaagaaaggagagaaatga
- the TMIE gene encoding transmembrane inner ear expressed protein isoform X1, with protein sequence MLRLSESSLRPGPLSVLSQPLASACLTLLSPDPQPSTAPPKPKPPPLTKETVVFWDMRLWHVVGIFSLFVLSIIITLCCVFNCRVPRTRKEIEARYLQRKAAKMYTDKLETVPPLNELTEIPGEEKKKKKKDSVDTVAIKVEEDEKNEAKKKKGEK encoded by the exons ATGCTCAGACTTAGTGAGTCCTCGCTGAGACCTGGGCctctctcagtcctgtcccagCCCCTGGCTTCTGCCTGTCTCACTCTGCTCTCTCCCGACCCACAGCCCAGCACAGCCCCGCCCAAGCCCAAGCCGCCCCCGCTGACCAAGGAGACAGTGGTGTTCTGGGACATGCGTCTGTGGCACGTGGTGGGCATCTTCTCACTTTTCGTGTTGTCCATCA TTATCACTCTTTGCTGTGTCTTCAACTGTCGCGTGCCACGGACCCGGAAGGAGATTGAAGCCCGGTATCTGCAGCGAAAGGCAGCCAAGATGTACACAGATAAACTGGAGACTGTGCCACCCCTCAACGAGCTCACAGAAATCCCTGGAG aggagaagaagaagaagaagaaggacagTGTGGATACAGTGGCCATCAAGGTAGAGGAGGATGAGAAGAATGAGgccaagaagaagaaaggagagaaatga
- the PRSS50 gene encoding probable threonine protease PRSS50 has protein sequence MEFWCELPAGRRGPPRPGTSTLALALASAGLLLLLLRPLGCLGAGDTLGALSTDVPADLNAPCAPSATCPSGRRRFPRQVTGGSPPPSISQYATSKASHNEFLPPCGFSYERDPTLRDPESMARRWPWMVSVQANGTHICAGTLIASEWVLTAAHCTTESDVTYSVRAGSPWIDRITKTSIDTLAKEVIVHSRYRASRYWSWVGRANDIALLNLDRPLQYSKYVWPICLPGLDYSVKDYSLCTVTGWGLPRVDGQWPQFRTIQEKEVTILNSTECDSLYHRFSKIPSLIQIINSQMICAKDVDREKFCYEISGEPLACPVQNIWHLVGVVSWGPGCKKSEAPPIYVHISSYQQWIWDRISGQTLPAPSRALLLALLMLLSFLAAL, from the exons GTTGCTTGGGCGCTGGCGACACCCTGGGGGCACTGTCCACGGATGTCCCCGCAGACCTTAATGCTCCATGTGCCCCCAGTGCCACCTGTCCCTCGGGCAGACGTCGCTTCCCTCGGCAGGTCACCGGTGGTAGCCCGCCGCCCAGTATCTCGCAGTACGCTACTTCTAAAGCCTCCCACAACGAGTTCCTTCCCC CCTGCGGCTTCTCCTATGAACGGGACCCCACCCTCAGGGATCCGGAGTCCATGGCTCGGCGGTGGCCGTGGATGGTCAGTGTGCAGGCTAATGGCACACACATCTGTGCAGGAACCCTCATTGCCTCCGAGTGGGTGCTGACTGCAGCCCACTGCACGACCGA GAGTGACGTTACCTATTCAGTACGGGCGGGGAGTCCGTGGATTGACCGGATAACGAAGACTTCCATCGACACCCTGGCAAAAGAGGTCATCGTGCACAGCCGTTATCGAGCCAGTCGGTACTGGTCCTGGGTTGGCCGGGCCAACGACATTGCCCTCCTCAACCTGGATCGGCCACTGCAGTACAGCAAGTATGTCTGGCCCATCTGCCTGCCTGGCTTGGACTATTCGGTGAAGGACTACTCGCTCTGCACTGTGACAGGCTGGGGACTCCCCAGGGTTGATG GTCAGTGGCCCCAATTTCGAACCATCCAGGAGAAGGAAGTCACCATCCTGAACAGCACAGAGTGTGACAGCCTCTACCACAGGTTCTCCAAAATCCCCTCTCTGATtcagatcatcaactcccagaTGATTTGTGCAAAGGACGTCGACAGGGAAAAATTCTGCTAC GAGATAAGTGGGGAGCCCTTGGCCTGTCCTGTGCAGAACATATGGCACCTGGTGGGAGTGGTGAGCTGGGGCCCAGGCTGCAAGAAGAGCGAGGCTCCGCCTATCTACGTCCACATCTCCTCTTACCAACAGTGGATCTGGGACCGCATCAGCGGGCAGACTCTGCCAGCCCCATCCCGGGCCCTGCTCCTGGCACTCCTGATGCTCCTCAGCTTCCTtgctgccctctga